gcCAGATTATGTCCACAGGCGAAGGCGGGTGTCCGACGGCTTCAGCCTTGTCCAATCCTCCCCAGTCAAATGGCAATGAGTCCAGAGCCTCCTGATGTGTCGAGCCAGTGATCCCCTTGCCAGTGGGGAAATGGGGGCTCAGCCAGCCCCGCAGCATCCTCACATGATGATGCGGGGCTCTGGCACCGACTCACCAATAGACTTGTGGGGCAGCACACTGGCCCCGTTGAGGTAGAGCTCGTCGTTAACTATGACGTCCTCACCCAGCACTGTCACGTTCTCCATGCGCaccttggggggaggggcaggcctgtCAGCGAGGCAGAGGCATTCCCCCACCCTCTCCATCTGGCCCAGCCCGGAGGCTTACCCACTGGCCCACGCGGCAGCGCCAGCCTACAATGCAGGACTCAAGCCAGGAGTGGGAGCGAATGTGGGCGTCTCGCAGCACCGTGCACCGCCGAATGCACACACCATCCTCCACCACCACACCAGGACCCAGACTCACGTTGGGGCCAATGCTGCAGTTTTCGCCAATACGGGCACTTGGGTCCTGAGGACAGTGGGGAAAACACAAGTGGGCCATCTGTCCCCCAAGATTGAGGGGGTTGACAATGCTCTGGGCAAGGGCCTCACCACCAGCACGTTGCCCACAATGCCAGGACCTGAGCACAGTTGCTCAGGCTGCCTCTGTCGCAGCGACTGCAGGAAGAGGCACATGCCAGTGAGGAAATCCTTGGGCTGCCCAATGTCCATCCAGAAGCCTGTAGGGAGAGAATGCATCAGGGGGCTCCCAGGGGGCTCAGCCCAGCCACAGACCACCCCCACCCTGTGGCCTCCCTGCCTCACCCTGCAACTCCATGGCATAGAGCTGCCCCTCCTTGGCCATGACAGGGAAGATCTCCTTCTCAATGGATGTGGGCTGCAGCTGTGGGAGTGGGCAGCTCATGAGCAGGGTCATGGCAGTGGTGGCCTGCCCTACCCCAGCCCACCCAGCAGCTGGCTTCTACACACCTGGATGCGCCGTAGCACTGCAGGGCTCAGGATGTACATGCCTGCGTTGATCTTGTTGGACACAAACACCCGCGGCTTCTCCACGAACCGGTGAATGCGGCCTGTGTCCGCCTCACACACCACCACACCGTACTTAGAGGGTTCCTCCACTTTGGTCACCTGAGTGCAGGGGGACTTCAGGCCTAGTCCAGTGCTCCTGAGCCTTGATATACATGTTGTCCTAAATTTCACGGGCTTTGCCACAAATGCTTAAAGGCACAAACTGCACAGCTCTGCATCCACAACACTAAGGGGCAGTTCAAGGCCGGAGAatgggagaggctggggaggctgCGCATGGGGACAGGAACATTAGAGCAGAAAGACGTGCTTGCTTACCAGAATTGAGCCCTCCTGGCCATGGTGTCGGTGGAACTGCACCATGGCTTGAAAGGGGAAATCGCAGATCACGTCACTGTTGAGGACGAAAAAAGGGTCTGCAGTCTCAGAGAGCAAGTCACGGGCCAGTGCCAGGGGCCCAGCTGGGGGAGAGGAACAGGTCACCATCATCTTGGGGGTCTGAGCCCCTGGATCCAGGCTCAGCAGTCCCCATCCAGGCTGAGTCTTGCCCCTTCGCGGGCCCTAAACCCTCCCCAAGGGACCTTCCTGTCTCTACTGACCTGTCCCTAAAGGCTCCTCTTCATGGGACATAGAGATTCGGATTCCTAGCTGGAAGGAAGAAACCCCCCGTCAGGTTCCCCTCACCAGGGTGAAAAGTTGAGCGGGGACCAGGGCAAAGAGCCAGAAGTCCGTGCCTCACCCTTTGCTCCTGCGCCTTCATTTCCTTCTCCAGCACCTGAGACATATAGCTCACAGCCAGAATCACGTGGTCCACGCCGGCCTGTGGGACAGAACGGCGCCGGCCGCCAGGCGGACTCAGCCGAAGGCACAGGTGTCCCCGATCCCCAATCGCTGGCCGTCCCTCATCCTATCAGGTCCTACCAAGACCCCGGCCCCGGGCCTTACCGCGGCCAGCGCCTCCACTTGGTGCAGCAAGATGGGCTTATTGCAGAAGTCCACCAGCGGCTTCGGGATGCTTAGTGTCAGCGGCCGCAAGCGCGTCCCATAGCCGCCCACCAAAATCAGTGCCTTCATTGCGCCTGCGGCCGGCCGGAGAGTGAGTCCCGGGATCCGAGGTGTCCGCGGCCCGCCTGGCGCACCTCTGCCGCACACTCCCGCCGCTGTGCCCGGCCCCGCGCCCTTCACCCGCCAGACTGACCAACTCTGGCTCTGCCTTGTCCACCCAGTCCGCGCTGACGCTACGTCCGGGACCGCAGCAAACCGAAACGCGACGCCAGACGGAGACCGACTGCCTCCCAACTCGGGCCGGCGGCCGGCGGGAAGTGACGTAAACTCGGGCGGCCCAATCAGCTACCGTATACGTGGCACACCGTCGGCGTCGGAGCGCCGGGACGTGACGCTCCGGCCGACGCAGCCAATGAGAGCCGAGCGCGCCGGGCTGCCATGGGGACCGGGACCCGGACCTGCGGGTCAGCTGGCCATTGGCGGATCCAAAAGCGGAGCTGGCGCCAAGGGCGAGGCTTCCTTTGCACCGCGCTCCAGCGGCTTCCGGCCCCTCTCCCCCTCACCGGGTCAGCGAGGGGCCGAGGACGCGGGCGGGCCGGACTACGCCAGTCTCCCGGAGGCCGAGGGGTTTCTCAAAGACACGGACACGCCTCGGTTTCTAGCGGCTTTATTTTGACATACACGACCTCAGACACAAGCGGGGCGGGCAGCGCTAGGTGTACAGAAAGGGGCGGGCTCGGCCCAAGGCCAGAGCACCCCCCTCCCCTGCACGCAAGGTCCCGAGAAAACGCAACCGCGCCCAGACGCGACCAGAGCCACGTGTCATATCCGGGCGCAGGGCTCGGGCGGCGTGGACAGGCTTAGGCAGCTTCCAGGAAAGTGGAGTAGAGAGCGGTCCTCCAGGCGAGGCCTTGCAGTTCCTCGAGAAGCAAAGGAACCAGGCCCTTCCCACGGTTCTCCCCAAACTTTTCcccattaaaacattttaaatcggcacaaacaaaaccaaactgaaGTTTTAAAGTTCAAGCAATCTgcatctggggggggggggagtggtgcACGTGGCGGGATGTGAGCAAGTGAGCAGAGGCTACGAACTAGCCCAGGCCTTTGGCCCCTTAAGGAGAATCCCCACGCCCACTGTACAGGCCCGGATGTGAGGGAGGCGTGGGGTCCCTGCCAAGTTGCAAAACTGGTCCCCTTCCTCTTTAAGCACCGCCCATCCCACCCCGCTAGGGGGCTGGTGTCGACTTCGCCCAGGGAAGCACTACAGAGAGGGGTCGCTTGAACGCCCCAACCCGTGATCCCATCTTGCACTTTGGTCCCAAGTTGGGGCTgggaaggcagggcctggcagggaCAGGGCTCTCTAGCATGGAACAGGGTGAAATGGTGGCAAAGAGCGTGTGTAGACACACATTCCCACCACCCACCGGATAACAGGGCTGTGTCTCCCAAGTGTTCAAAAGTGCTGAAAAGAAGGGACCCTGCCCTGGGGGAGAAGCAGcaaatcccagccctgctctTTTAGTGCCAGGCAAACACTGAATTTAAGTCAGTACAGCCTCTCTCGCGATGAAGAGCGGAATGGGGGCAGCATCTCCCATAATATACAAACTCAGGAAGCACAGCACATCCCCAGGCTGGAGAGGTGCCATCAAGTGGGTCCCAAGTGGCCCCAGACCCTTTGCTCTAGCCCCTGCCTTGCCAGGAAATGACTATCCACACTAATGAAGAGCCACTGCCCCCATGGGGGAAGCCACAGAATAGTACAGAAGATGGTCATTACTGACCAGAAACAGGCAAGCTGCCCCTCCTAGCCCCAAGGAATGGGAACCTGCCCACCAATGGCACCAGGGTCAGAGGGCCGAGAGAGATGGGATCCCATCAAGGAGCCCATTTTAAGATGTGTGAGGCTGCATCTCTAAGGACCAGGAAATTAGTCCATCAGTTATCAAGGCCTCTCAGAGACACAGGCTGGCAGGCTTATCATTAATGCCCAAATAGGGACATGCCAAAAGTGACAATGACAGTGGCCCTAGACTCAGAGGTGAGGGCACTAACCTCAGCAATGGCTAGGTGAGTGCAGTATCACCTGGCCACAAGTGTTAGAGATGGCAGGTCTCTGTGCCATTAAGGGCTGGCAGCAAAAGTTATGAGCAAGGAATGGGTCACCCCCTGGGCCTTCACTGTGCCACTGTCAGTGTTGAGTGTTGAGGGGGCCACACTCCAGGCTCACAGAGAGGGTGTTGGGCCAGCAGAGAAACACCTCCTCCAATTCATTTTGCTACCAGTTCTTTTAAAGAAGGTAGCACCTGCTGAGGAAGGGCACAGGGGCAAAAGCTCACCTCAGAAATGGTAAagagaatattttgctgaggGAAGCATGAAGAAAATCCATATTTACTAATGAACAAGGCTACATCCCAGGGGAAAGATCACAGGAGCTGGCAGATGGACAAATGGACAGACTGATGGACCCCAGTACTGATAAGACAAAACTCTCATTAGCAGAATCTGGGCTCCTGCACCCAGCGCCCAATGTCCCTATAAGCAAACAAGCTTAAAGTTCTCCCTCACAAGCCTGGAGCTCCTCACAGTGGGCTGCTGCCTTGAGCTTGGCCTGGGAAGAGGTGAGACCCTGAGCGGACCACAGCCTTTGAGCCCTGGAAGGAGCAGCCCATCCAAGGCAGCACAGCTGCCCAAGCTAGAGGAAGAGGACTCCTACCCACAGCACAAGGACTGCAAATACTAGCTGGGTCAGAGCCATCAGAGGCCCTGAGACCTGCTGGAACATTGACTCTCCTCAGCAAACAGAACAGGGCCCCCTCCAGTGGGGCAAGAGGGGATGGCCTCCTTAGGCAAGGGATCTTGGTGAGAAACACTGGCTGGGCtgtgcaggcaggaggaggagcaggtTCAAGTGCCAAATAGTGCCTGGGGATCCCAGGGCCTGCCCTCTGCCATTGCTGGCTTCAGCACAGCTTCATGAATCTAGCCTCATGCCAAGGTCAGAACCGAGAAGGGTCCAGCTGTGTGCAGTTGGCCCTGTGGTGCCCTGGGGACATCTGTTACAGACCTGGGTGATACAACACAAGTTACAAAGTCCCCCAAGAGATGGGCACCCAACCCTCTACTACTGAGGAACAAGGGATGAGTGATCACGGAGGGGCCCTGAGCCAACCCAGGGCTTCACCCCACAACTAGCAGGACCCTGCAGCCACAGACCCCAAAGACCTAAGCAAGAGAAACCAATGTCCAAGGGCAACCTGTCCCTGCTGCCAAGCCCACCAGGGGCATCTCCTCCTTCCTAAGTCAGCCTGGACACAGCAGTCAGAACCACAGAGCTAGGAAGCCTGGCTGAGAGGATGTGTTCTGCCCTCCTTCACTTTATATATATGGATTCCAGGCTACAgctaaaaacatttcttttagttTACACCAAAGAGAAATATAACCCTTTTAAAAGCAAGTCTGTGTGTCCTCATGGCGAGTTCAGAGCAATGGTCCCTGCCTGAGGGTGGAGAGGAAGGGGTTCTGGAAGCCCAGAGCTGGGCCTACTGGTTCTCGTCCCGCATCTGTTCCATGATGCTGATGAGGTTCTCCAGGCCAAACACATAGCCTCGGTCAGGCCCATCATGCACAGTGGGGTCATCTCGGAAGCCCTTGAATGTGCTGTGTGCAAAGTCGATCATGCGGACATCCACCTTGGGTGGAGAGGAGAGGCCCACCTCGGGGCTGGTGCTGCTGGGGCTGGTGCTAGGGCCACAGGATGGTGCCACCTCAGGGAGCCCTGTGTCCAGGTGCTTGATACGCATTTCAGACCGGCGGTCCAGGTAGGACTCAGACCGGCACTCCTTGCCATCATAGATGACAAGCAGGGAACTGGAGTAGAAGCGGTAGGAGGCCTGCCGCTCCAGTACAGCTTTCAGGCCCCGCAGTTTGCTCAGGATGGGCTCAAAAAGGTCACGCCGCAGGTCCAGGCCATTGTGCAGGTACTGATAGAGGGCATTGCGGAAGCCTTCGATGGAGAGCCCACGGCCATAGTACTTGTTCCTGCAGAGGTAATGCCCCGTGTCCAGCTGGTACACCTGAAACCCCAGGAGACAGACAGGTGAGTACCAGGGAGGTCTGATGACCTCACGGTGCCCTGGGCAGGCACTATCTGGAAAGTACTTCTGACCAACCTGAGATTTTCTGCTCAACCCTACACAACTGGAGGAGGCAGGCCAAGTTCACCCTAAGTTTTCCTGTGGTAAAGCCAGCAATGTGCAGAGACCAGGCCTACAGGTTTTCTGCCACTACCTCTGGAGCCCTCCTCCAAGTTGCCCCAGGAGACCAGCTGGACTCAAACTAGGAATTATCTTGCTGACAGACAAGAGTCTTACTTGCCCCAATATCAAGGCAACAGGCTCTCACAGTGGTTCTGCACTGGAGCCCAGACCAAGGTCCCCAGGTAAGGATAAGAGGGCTCAGGGAACATATCTACAAAAACGCACTCCGCACCCTGTAGGGGACTCACCCTCTTGGAGGAGATTCTGGACCACTGTGGGCCAGGAGGACACCTGGCTCGGATAGCAGGCAGGTACACACGCAACCCAAAACAGGCAAGCAGGAGCACCTAGGCTCTCACCAAGGATGACTCACCTGCATGCCACAGACTCTGACGCCCAGCGTAGCCGACGTACTTTGCTCGCACTTCCGCATCTGCCGGGCTGCCTTCTCAGCTGATGCATCATCACCATGCTGCCGGGTGCCCATCTTCAGGTCCAGCACACAGGGGTACTTGAAGTGGTGCACCACGTTCTCAAGCAGGAGGAACTCTGGGCCACAGTCAAGGGGAATAACCACCAAACTCACCATCAGCCCCAGCCAGAAAAGCACAATCCAGTTTTTCTATAAAAGGAGGCATTCCCCTCTAATGTAATCTGTATTCACCTCACAAACTCTAAAAAGTGGATTTCAAACCACTggcttattatttctttaaaaaaattttttgttgtggtaaaatacatgtaacatttatcattttaaccatttttaagtatacagttcagtggtgttaagtacattcatattattgtgcaaccatcaccaccatccaatctccaaaactttttcatctacccaaatagaaattagaaactgtacccattaaacagtaactcccattcccccctcccctgcccccataaccactattctattttctgtctctatgaatttaccttCATATAAGTGgcatcatgtaatatttgtccttttgtatctggctctTTTGCTTAGCAaattgttttcaaggttcatccatattgtagcatgtgataaaatttcattcctttttatggctaatttttcattgtatgtatataccacatttgttgatatcatttttattttattctttagatcTGTCTTGCAGGCATACATAAATAAACCAAAGAAGATTTGGCAGTTTCACATACATCCCTGGCACCATCAGTAAACCAAGGCCCTGCTCAATCCAGTGTCTCATTCAGGCCTAAGAAGTAAGGAACTTCCTTTGTAGCACTACTACAAAAATGATAAATCAGATTTAACATTCCCAAACAGAAATCTTTAGAAAAATCTGGATTTAAATTTCTATCTTGCCATTTTCTGACTAAACTTCAAACCAGTGGACCATATATTTAAACTTATCCCTTAGTACTTCTAGGACCTTCTGCTTAAAATGGCTCTGTGGTCCTGGCCTCCTGGCATTTATATCCATGTCCTCATCTACATCTCCTGTCTGCAACAATCTTAAAGGTACAGGCCTGTCACATGTCTGCCAAAAGTCATCAGGGCTCACAGCCTAGCCCTCAATTCCATATTTGGGACTATGTAGCAATCACATGGTCTTGGAGGGTAAGACCCTCAGCATCACTCTGatgatgaatattttaatatCCCCTAATTCTTTAAAGAGTaacataaaaaaatcattaaatatggCTTTTAACTAGTCTCATCACCTGCTATAACCTATAAACAAGTGACAGTAAAACTTAAAGTAAGGTTGCAGAAATATCTCACAATGCCTGAGAGCACTGGATCCTGCTTCGGCCACTCACTGGCTCTGAGCACAACACTTAACCACCCTGTGCTTCCAGTTACTCGTCTGTAAACGGAAATCATAACAGTTCCTCCCTCAAAAGACTTAGGAAAACTGAGTAAGTACATATGAAGTGCTCAGCATGCTTCCCCTCAGTTTctcagtattatttatttattgtctactGCTTGAAAACACTAAATGATTTTAAGAATTCCCATTTCATAATACTTTTTTACCTCTGGTATCttaaaaaactgttttatatTGCACAGGTATAGTGTTTATCTTTAGAAAAAACATACTAAAATCAaacatattactttttaattattatctTTTGGGAGGGGAGAAatacacatgtgtacacatgtacatatgtgcatgcgcacacacacccctccccccaattcTAGACATGCACTGATAAATATGGTAGCCACTATCCATGCCTGGtgatttaaatttagattttaattaattaaataacaaaaattcagTAACTCAGTCACAGCAGCCATATTTCGGTTAcagtgtggctagtggctaccacaaATTTCAGCACAGATTCAGAATACTTCCATTGTCACAGacagttctattggacagcactctTCTAGACTGCCAAGTTTAAGCTTCAGTCTTACCAGCCCCAAAACGCAGGAAAAAAACATGTTGATGAAAATAAGAAGgacaaagaggaagaagagccTATGGAAAAGGGAGATGAGAACAAAAGATGAGCCCCTGAACAGAGAGGGCACTGGCCATGGTACTGGTAGGTGCCCTGACACAGGAGTCATGGTCCCAGTAGCAGGCACTGCTGGGGAAGCAGTAACAAGGATACTGTAGAGCTTTCGGTCCTTGGACTCGGAGCGCATGCGGCTCAGCTGCTGTTTGTGACAGCGCAGGCTCCAAGGGTTGTGGCTGATCTTCTCAGAACTCAGACCGCTGTTGCCATCCAGCATCTGGAAAGGGACGTCCGAGTGGCTGTGCAGCTCCACCTTCGGAGTCTTTGCCTCCTGGGGGCTAAGAAGGAAGAACATACCCATTGCTAAGGGGCTCAGACAAGTCACCCTCTGGGGTCTCACTACACAGGGTTGGGGAGGCCTGGATCAAGTCTAATGTGCCACGCATAGACCTTCCTGAGGGGTGACACGGGGCCCAGATGCATGAGCCCATTAAAGTGAGTAAATGGTATAAGTACTAAGGAGCTAGGGTGTGCAGCCTGTGCTGCTAAACTGATCTGATCTGATGTCAGAGACAAACTATGTGCTGCCACATCTAAGAAAAGAACCAATTCCAACTTCTAGGTCAAGTCACAGAGAATCCtattcactgaatttttttttttttttttttggccatgccgcacggcttgcaggatcttagttcctggacgagggatcaaacccaggccctcagcagtgaaagtgccgagtcctaaccactggactgccagggaattccctcactgAAACTTATTTTTGAgtgatattaaatatatataaagtaatttaatcatacaattttaatttcactttggTTAAAAAGCtcattttttatttacattagttttattttttttacaattcagtgttttgggttttttttagtatattcatgagGTTATAaaacatcaccactatctaatttttaggaattttcatcaccccagaaacaAACCTTGTcaccattagcagtcacttcccatctatccctccccctcagTCCCTGGCATCCACTGACTTTGCCTTCTGTCTCTTGGAGAGAAAcgatggatttgcctattctgaacatcttatataaatggaaccatataatatgtggttttctgtgactggcttctttcatttaacataaatgttttcaaggttcatccatgttgtagcatctgTCAGTACTCcatccctttttattgctgagtaatattctattgtacagatataccacatttaatttatccattcaccaactaatggacactcaggttgtttccagttttcggctattaggaataatgctgctataaacatttgtgtacaagttttatGTGTGAATATATTCCTTCaattctcttgggcatatacctaggagtgcaGTTGCcaggtttaactttttgaaaaactgcctaatttttttccagaatggctgcactattttacattcccatcagcaatgtaggagggtttcaatttctccatatcctcatcaaAACTTTTATTGTCTATCCTTTTGATTATGGCCACCCTTGTTGGGGTTCACATTTTTTTGCATGATatatcaagaaaaataattcctttgTAGACTTTTCCTAATCTACAAGAAAAATCAATTTCCAATACAATAAACTGAACTTCAGATTCAGGGAAAGGATTAATAGCTGATATCAGAGTCTCAGAGAGATCTGACACCCAAACCCTTAAGGAACACTAGTCTGGATGCCACTCATTGTCTTTGGGCTCTGACATCCTGCAGGTGAGAAAGGAGCTGGAACCTCATCGTGGACCAATGCATTTCCACCTCTGTCTTGGCGGTGCGAGACATAACAAAGCTGGAAGAAACAGGGTGTTCTTGTTTCCAAAAAGCTGAGGGAACTTCATTCTCTCTTGACTAGCTACAGCTATACTCAGAAGGAGGCATCACTGGGGTGATGTGACATACAGGCGGCAGCCTGCACCTATGTGGGTGGCCTAAGAACATCAGCCACCTTCCCCCAACCTTGAGCCCTACTTCCCCGTGATGTATCAGGACTCTAGAGATATTCTGAGTATATCAGGACCAGACATGAACCACCAGTCCTGCTCACCGTCCCCTTACCTCTCTGAGGTTTCAAGGGACAGGCTGGCTTTCTCCTCCCTGTGGTCACTGCCACTGCCTGACCGGTGCAGGCTCCGGCGAGAGTGCTTACGCCGAGGTTGCTCCCGCTCTGGTGTGTCATCCTGCTCCACGGTCTCACTTTCCACATAAGGGTAGGCCACCAAGTTGATGTAACCATCACTGTCCCCCTCAAAGCAGACTGACACCACTCCTGTTGGAGAAAAAAAGGCAGCCAGTCAACAAATGTCTACAGAGATTGGGTCCATTCAGTTCAGACTGCTGGCACTTGCTGTCCCTCAGCACACTGACATCACCTGCCCTGAATCAACTGGAGGAACAATGACTAGCAGACATCTTTCCAAAACATAGCTAACCACTAATCCCCCATTCTAAGTCCACTATTTACCTTTGATTTTGGataaatctatatttttttcccattctcttgTCTAACCCTctcactttccttttttcctttttaataaatttatttatttatttatttttggctgtgttgggtcttcgttgctgcgcgcgggctttctctagttgtggcgagcgggggctactcttcattggggtgcgtGGGGTTCTCatc
This genomic interval from Balaenoptera ricei isolate mBalRic1 chromosome 11, mBalRic1.hap2, whole genome shotgun sequence contains the following:
- the IP6K1 gene encoding inositol hexakisphosphate kinase 1 isoform X1 translates to MCVCQTMEVGQYGKNASRAGDRGVLLEPFIHQVGGHSSMMRYDDHTVCKPLISREQRFYESLPPEMKEFTPEYKGVVSVCFEGDSDGYINLVAYPYVESETVEQDDTPEREQPRRKHSRRSLHRSGSGSDHREEKASLSLETSESPQEAKTPKVELHSHSDVPFQMLDGNSGLSSEKISHNPWSLRCHKQQLSRMRSESKDRKLYKFLLLENVVHHFKYPCVLDLKMGTRQHGDDASAEKAARQMRKCEQSTSATLGVRVCGMQVYQLDTGHYLCRNKYYGRGLSIEGFRNALYQYLHNGLDLRRDLFEPILSKLRGLKAVLERQASYRFYSSSLLVIYDGKECRSESYLDRRSEMRIKHLDTGLPEVAPSCGPSTSPSSTSPEVGLSSPPKVDVRMIDFAHSTFKGFRDDPTVHDGPDRGYVFGLENLISIMEQMRDENQ
- the IP6K1 gene encoding inositol hexakisphosphate kinase 1 isoform X2 translates to MCCILCSQCATGPQRNVCLSNHGSGAVWQERKSGRRPGSPPGALHPPGVVSVCFEGDSDGYINLVAYPYVESETVEQDDTPEREQPRRKHSRRSLHRSGSGSDHREEKASLSLETSESPQEAKTPKVELHSHSDVPFQMLDGNSGLSSEKISHNPWSLRCHKQQLSRMRSESKDRKLYKFLLLENVVHHFKYPCVLDLKMGTRQHGDDASAEKAARQMRKCEQSTSATLGVRVCGMQVYQLDTGHYLCRNKYYGRGLSIEGFRNALYQYLHNGLDLRRDLFEPILSKLRGLKAVLERQASYRFYSSSLLVIYDGKECRSESYLDRRSEMRIKHLDTGLPEVAPSCGPSTSPSSTSPEVGLSSPPKVDVRMIDFAHSTFKGFRDDPTVHDGPDRGYVFGLENLISIMEQMRDENQ
- the GMPPB gene encoding mannose-1-phosphate guanyltransferase beta, translating into MKALILVGGYGTRLRPLTLSIPKPLVDFCNKPILLHQVEALAAAGVDHVILAVSYMSQVLEKEMKAQEQRLGIRISMSHEEEPLGTAGPLALARDLLSETADPFFVLNSDVICDFPFQAMVQFHRHHGQEGSILVTKVEEPSKYGVVVCEADTGRIHRFVEKPRVFVSNKINAGMYILSPAVLRRIQLQPTSIEKEIFPVMAKEGQLYAMELQGFWMDIGQPKDFLTGMCLFLQSLRQRQPEQLCSGPGIVGNVLVDPSARIGENCSIGPNVSLGPGVVVEDGVCIRRCTVLRDAHIRSHSWLESCIVGWRCRVGQWVRMENVTVLGEDVIVNDELYLNGASVLPHKSIGESVPEPRIIM
- the IP6K1 gene encoding inositol hexakisphosphate kinase 1 isoform X3; protein product: MLDGNSGLSSEKISHNPWSLRCHKQQLSRMRSESKDRKLYKFLLLENVVHHFKYPCVLDLKMGTRQHGDDASAEKAARQMRKCEQSTSATLGVRVCGMQVYQLDTGHYLCRNKYYGRGLSIEGFRNALYQYLHNGLDLRRDLFEPILSKLRGLKAVLERQASYRFYSSSLLVIYDGKECRSESYLDRRSEMRIKHLDTGLPEVAPSCGPSTSPSSTSPEVGLSSPPKVDVRMIDFAHSTFKGFRDDPTVHDGPDRGYVFGLENLISIMEQMRDENQ